The stretch of DNA CGCGCCTCATCAGCACGCCCCATCACATTGGGCGCGATAATACTGATCAGCAAGCCCATGATCACCAGCACCACCAGTATTTCAATCAGACTGAACCCGCGCTGTTTTCCGGTTTTATTCCTCATAAATCAACCTGCCGTTATATCAGAGTATTAATATCGAAAATGGGCAGCAATACCGCCAGCATGATCAGGGTGACCAGTCCACCCATAATGACAATCGTGAGCGGTTCCAGCAGCGCCATGGTAGTACCGATTCGGGCACTGAGTTCACGTTCCTGATTATCTGCAGCATAAGCCAGCTGTTTGGCCAGCGTCCCGTTAGCCTCGCCGCTTGCAGCCATCTGCACCAACAAGGGCGGAAACTCGTCGCTCTGCCTGAGACTTTTGCTGAAGCTGCCGCCTTCCTGAACGCTGACAGCTACCTGTTCAGCACTGCGACGCAGCACCTCGTTGTCCAGCACCTGACCGGCAATGCGCACCGATTCCAGCAGCGGCACACCGCTGCCCAGCAGAATCGCCAATGTGGAAGCAAACCGTGCGGTGTCCATCTGCCGGAAGGTATGACTGAGCACGGGCAAGCTGAGCAGCCAACCATGCCATCGCAGGCGATTCGCAGGCTTCTGCAACCAGAACCTGAACAGCGCCAGCAACGATATCAAAGCGACCAGAGTCACCAGTGCCCAGACCGAAGTCAGAAATTCACTGGCGCCAATCAGAAGCTGCGTCAGCATGGGTAGCTCACGGCCAGATGTGGCAAACATACTGACCAGGCGCGGCACTACAAAGGTCATCAATAAAATGACAACCAGCACACTGACTCCCATCAGCACCAATGGGTAAATCATGGCCATTTTTATTTTCTGGCTGGATTGCTGGCTGGACTCCGCATACTGAGCCAACTGTTCCAGTACCTGCCCAAGGTATCCGGCTGACTCGCCAGCGCGAACCATGGCGCAGTACATACGATCAAACGCACCGGGGTGCTCTGCCATAGCCTGGGCCAAAGTGTGGCCTTCCATCACCCGCGAGCGAACCTGCGACAGGATATCCTTGACGTGCATATTACTGGCCTGCCGGGCGCTGATCTGCAGTGCTTCATCCAGTGGCATGCCGGATTGCACCAGGGACGCCAATTGTCGACTGATCAGGGACAACTGAGAGACAGACAGACGACGTCGGGGCCTGAGCCACACCGGTACACTGCCAGCCGCCGATGAAGAGACTGATGTTTTGGTAATTGCGAGAGGTTTCAGGCGCATCGTGCGAAGCTGAGAGCGAACCTGCCGCTCAGAGTCAGCCTCCAACATGCCTTTCACAGTCCTGGCCTCTGTATTCAGCGCCGTGTAACGAAATGAGGCCATGATCAGCTGCCGCCACCCATGGTGGTTACTCTCAACACCTCTTCGGGACTGGTGTCGCCGGCCAATATGCGCTGTCTTCCGTGTTCGCCAATTGACTCGCTGTATTGCCGCGCGTGCGCCAGCAACTGTTGCTCTGAGGCGTTGTCATGGATCATGGCTCGCAGTGTGTCATCAACTCGCATCACTTCATACAGCCCCGTGCGGCCGCGGTAGCCGCTGTTGCCACAAGACTCGCATCCTGAGGCCCGATAAATAACAGAGCCTGACGGCAGGCTGAAGCGCTGCAACTCCGAGTCAGTGGCCTGCACGGCCTGGCGGCAGGATGAACATAGCCGCCTGACCAGTCGCTGCGCCAGCACCAGCTCAAGGCTGGAAGACAGCAGAAAGGGTTCGATACCCATATCCTGCAATCGTGTGATAGCACCCACCGCTGTATTGGTATGCAAAGTCGACAGCACCAGGTGTCCCGTTAAAGAAGCCTGTACCGCAATAGCGGCGGTTTCCTGGTCACGTATTTCACCAACCATCACCACGTCCGGATCCTGGCGCAGAATGGCACGCAGGCCCCTGGCGAAGGTCATATCCACTTTAGTGTTGACCTGCGTCTGACCAATGCCGGGCAACTGATACTCTACCGGGTCTTCAATGGTCATGATGTTGCGCTGGCGGCTGTTGATATGCTGCAGACCAGCATACAGGGTAGTGGTTTTCCCGGAGCCGGTGGGTCCAGTCACCAGAATAATGCCATGCGGTTTAGCCAGGGCGTCGGCAAACGCCTGATAAACAAACGGTGGCATGTCCAGTTGCTGCAGGCTGAGCTGACCGGCGGCCTGATCCAGCAGCCGCAGCACCACCCGCTCGCCAAATGACGAAGGAATGGTTGATACCCGTATATCAACCGCATGACCTGCCAGACGCACGCTGATCCGACCATCCTGCGGCAGACGCTTTTCGGCGATGTCCAGGCGCGCCATCACCTTGAGCCGTGAGACCAGTACCGGTCCCAGTTCAGATTTCGGTGACAACACATCACGCAGCACACCATCCACGCGGAAGCGGATTGAAACCCGATGCTCAAACGGTTCGATATGAATATCAGAAACCTGC from Pseudohongiella spirulinae encodes:
- the gspF gene encoding type II secretion system inner membrane protein GspF; protein product: MASFRYTALNTEARTVKGMLEADSERQVRSQLRTMRLKPLAITKTSVSSSAAGSVPVWLRPRRRLSVSQLSLISRQLASLVQSGMPLDEALQISARQASNMHVKDILSQVRSRVMEGHTLAQAMAEHPGAFDRMYCAMVRAGESAGYLGQVLEQLAQYAESSQQSSQKIKMAMIYPLVLMGVSVLVVILLMTFVVPRLVSMFATSGRELPMLTQLLIGASEFLTSVWALVTLVALISLLALFRFWLQKPANRLRWHGWLLSLPVLSHTFRQMDTARFASTLAILLGSGVPLLESVRIAGQVLDNEVLRRSAEQVAVSVQEGGSFSKSLRQSDEFPPLLVQMAASGEANGTLAKQLAYAADNQERELSARIGTTMALLEPLTIVIMGGLVTLIMLAVLLPIFDINTLI
- the gspE gene encoding type II secretion system ATPase GspE, encoding MTAVHLLPYEFASAHGVFVEGDQVLCRDRLSLTVLLELQRVLKKSFSPRQLPAAEFQQRLTDLYQSGADDAQRAADELGDDVDLSTLVDELPRNSDLLSDADNAPVIRLINAVLSQAVREQVSDIHIEPFEHRVSIRFRVDGVLRDVLSPKSELGPVLVSRLKVMARLDIAEKRLPQDGRISVRLAGHAVDIRVSTIPSSFGERVVLRLLDQAAGQLSLQQLDMPPFVYQAFADALAKPHGIILVTGPTGSGKTTTLYAGLQHINSRQRNIMTIEDPVEYQLPGIGQTQVNTKVDMTFARGLRAILRQDPDVVMVGEIRDQETAAIAVQASLTGHLVLSTLHTNTAVGAITRLQDMGIEPFLLSSSLELVLAQRLVRRLCSSCRQAVQATDSELQRFSLPSGSVIYRASGCESCGNSGYRGRTGLYEVMRVDDTLRAMIHDNASEQQLLAHARQYSESIGEHGRQRILAGDTSPEEVLRVTTMGGGS